The DNA sequence GTGTCGCGTAGTTCACGAAGCGGCTGCCTGCAGTCATTATTTTTTTGGTTTTCTTTCTTATATCCTAATAATTTAAAATGCACGGGACAAAACAGGTATTAAAGAAGGTAAAGAAGATAGAAATAAAGACAAGGCGCTTAGTTGACGGCCTGCTTCAAGGAGCTTACCACTCAGTCTTCAGGGGAAGAGGGGTCGAGTTCTCTGAAGTAAGGGAATATGTTCCCGGAGATGATATCAGGACAATAGACTGGAACGTCACAGCAAGGATGAACCAGCCCTTTGTAAAGGAATTTATAGAAGAAAGGGATTTAACAGTGTACATTGTCCTGGATATCTCTGCTTCCAGTGAGTTCGGCTCAGAAAAAAGCAAGAAGCAGGCAGCTGTAGAATTGGCCGCTTCTTTGATGTTCGCAGCTCTAAGGAACAATGACAGGACAGGCTTATTATTGTTCACAAAAGAAGTGGAAAAGTTCATCCCCCCTAAAAAAGGAAAAAGGCATATACTGAAGCTGATAAGGGAAATGGTCGAATTCAGGCCGAAAAGCAGGAAAACAGACCTTTCCGGGCCTTTGGCATTCCTTGCAAAGGTAGCGAAGAAAAGAAGCATAGCTTTCATAATATCAGATTTCTATTCCTCTAATTATGAAAAGCAGCTGAAGCTTTTGAAAAACAGGCACGACGTTGTCGCAATAAATGTCAATGACATACGCGAGCATGAAATCCCTGACATCGGCTATATAGAGCTGGAAGACGAAGAGACAGGCGAGCAGCTCCTGTTAGACACGTCTGATAAGGAGTTCAGGAATTCCTATGCGCGCCAGGTCGATAAGAAAAATAGGGAGCTGAAAAAGGCGCTTACAAGGCTGAAAATAGACCTT is a window from the Candidatus Woesearchaeota archaeon genome containing:
- a CDS encoding DUF58 domain-containing protein, which gives rise to MHGTKQVLKKVKKIEIKTRRLVDGLLQGAYHSVFRGRGVEFSEVREYVPGDDIRTIDWNVTARMNQPFVKEFIEERDLTVYIVLDISASSEFGSEKSKKQAAVELAASLMFAALRNNDRTGLLLFTKEVEKFIPPKKGKRHILKLIREMVEFRPKSRKTDLSGPLAFLAKVAKKRSIAFIISDFYSSNYEKQLKLLKNRHDVVAINVNDIREHEIPDIGYIELEDEETGEQLLLDTSDKEFRNSYARQVDKKNRELKKALTRLKIDLVQLSSEIPFEVPLRKFFRARQRRMAR